The following is a genomic window from Candidatus Diapherotrites archaeon.
CACCGTAAAGGGGTTTTATCAGACACCCCCTATTATCGCCCTGGGAAAAATACTGTAATTATTCACCCCAACGCTTTTTCAAAATTTAAAAATTTTTTTATGACAGGTCAAAATCCATCTCACAATTGGCGTTCAAAGGGAGATTGGAAGGCAGTCTATTACATGGATGAAAAAGAGGTGGATGACACCAAAATCCTGGCTGCTATGGAGGATTTGCTCGAGAGGACCTATTTATCCCCCACTGGCAAGAATCCATTAAAAATAAATGATGAAATGAGCATATTGTTGGACAAGCACCGCCTCCAAGAAAACATTGATGAAACCCGCAAAAAAATCGTTCTTCAAGAGGCTCAAACCATCACATCCCATGAATGGTTCCGGATATCGCACACCAAATCAAAATTATTAACTGAATTCAATGACAAAGTTAAGTTATTGAAGGGATTGAGCTGAAGCGGGAACCACCGCTTCTTCCTCTTCTTCCAGACTGATCATCAACGTTTTTTTTCGCCATCTCATTTTTCCCCCCGCAACATTTACCTCTAGTAACCCAGAATCAACCAATGTCTTCAAATAAGGGTATAGACTCCTCTCATTCTTATATTCGACTTGAAATAACTCTTTCACGCGACGAAGTATTTCATCCATGGCGGTCCACTCATCAAAAGATAGCACGTGGCTGATATGGTAGGCTTGGGTATCCTCTCGGAACTTCAAATAGTCCCATAAATTGACTATCCTAAAACGTGGCGAATGGTTAACATTTTCTTCTGTTATTTGAGTGGTTAAAATAGTGGTCTGGGTTCCTTTTTGTGGTCTCTCAGTAATAGGTTCCATATCGACCCATTGTTCTATCTTTCGTATGGTTCTGAAAAGGGACCGTAGGACATTTTTTATCATGGTAATGATAGTAATTACCGTAATTACTTAAAAACTGTATGGTAATTACTAGTAATTACCAAAACATATAAAATAATGAGATATAAAGTTGGTAATTACCAAATCTGTTAATAAGGGGGTTGAATTTCATTCAGTGAGTCTGAAATAATCATAAAATATAGTTAATATATTAATAAATTGTAATTAACGTTAATAAAAAAGGTAAAAAATTGAAAACGAGGGGTCTTTTTTCAGTTATTTTACCCAAAAAAGGAAAGGTGGAAAATATTGAGAGATCTAAAATTCAGTGATCTGGATTATAATCAGAAAAAAGGGATAGCGGGGGAAGGATTTGAACCTTCGATCTTCGGGTTATGAGCCCGACGGGCACTCCAGGCTGCCCCGCCCCGCTATTAAGTATTAACGTTATTCCGTTAATCGTATGTTGAATCTATTAGGCCATTTCAGGGCAATTAATCTTAGGATCATTTGTATTTTAATATTTTGGATTGTCCTAAAATGTGTGTTTTGCAACCCTCATACACTCTTTTGCAACGCTCCAAGTTCCCTTTTGAGAAAGGTGATTTGAGTTTGGATATTTTTATTTCTTTTAGCGGAATCAATGGGTTGCATCATATCCCCACATTCGGGGCAATGGAATTCATATTGGGCGGCAATCTCAAAAGCCGTCTCCTCACATTCCTTCCCGCAGGCAAAAAATTCATGTGATTTATCGAATCGCGCTTTCTGTTCCAATTTCTGAAGCTGTTCCGAATGCTGTTCGATAATAAGTTCCACAATCCGTCGTTTCTTGATCTCCCACGTATAGGTATACCACCCTGAATTCTTATTTTTGGTTTTATTATAACAGGCGATCCCCCGGTAATGAAGGCGATTCAGGATGCTTCTTATTTCGGTTATCTTGAGTTTTTTCAATTTTTTCTCGATATCTTCATCCAAACAATCCCCATTCCGGTCCATGCAAATCCGGACCACATCAACAGCTTCGTCGCCCCCCACTGTCTTGAGAAAATCTTGTGTTATCTTATACCCTAATATGTCCCCACTCTTTCCCATATCATCATTAGCCCTAGATTAGGTTTTAAATGGATGGAGCCGCACATCTTTTCCTTTGGGGTTGGGGAAGATGAAAATATTTTCCCCAGGAAAATCTAATTTCTCTTCTCCCCCATCCATTAAGTAATGTAGAAATACCCCCAGTGCCGCCACTTCCGAATGGGGTTGCCGCGTGATGCTGGTATTCCGATCGGCTATAGTATACACCTCTGCTGGGACTTTTCCCGACCCAATAACCACCACCACGTTCTTGTTTCTTTTTTTCCTGATCCATCGCACGGTTTTAGGGGCTTCTTCCCCATACATGGTGAGGTGGATGATGATCCATCCCATTTTTTTTAGCTGGCGGATCCTTTGAATGATATTTTTTTCATACGCCACTTCGAATGCTCCCCCAAATCTCTTCCTGACTTTTTCCACTGTTTTCCGAATATTCTTATCCAATGAGTCGCTGAGGATGATGCGTTCAGCCCCGAAGGCCCGGGCCACCAAGGCGCAATGGGTAGTAATTCGAAGGTCTCTATACCCGCGCTCGCTCAGCCGTACAACAATAATATTCGGTTTCATGGGTTCACACGGAGGGTGAATGTAGCAATACCCTCTCCCGAGGAAAAGGTTTCAGTCTCCCTAAAATAGGTTTGTCCGCCCCAAGCTTTTTCCAATTCGGGATCAGGCGCCGTGGGAAACACTCTCACGACATATATTCCAGGGGGGGCGGTAGGTAATACAATCCCTTCTATTTTCACGCGTTGCACCCAATCCGCATCGAAGGTGGGAAAATTTTTACCAATCAATAGGTTTTGTGGGGTGAAACGGATACGGACGATTTTCTCCAGATCATTGAGATTGAACCGCGGTACCTCGTCAGGAGTGGCGGGTTCATAATCCAATTCATACCTCAACCCCATTCCTTGTCGCTGCGTGACCCCCCATGAAGCTCCTATTAGTAAATATCCTTCAGTCTCTGTTTCTCCCCGGGTGATGGTCGCTTCCTGTTTTCCCGGAGTGCCCATTATCCCAACGCTATAGGGAATGCTCCCATCCCCCCCCACCCAGAATGCTTTTCCCACTGTCTCGAATGTCGGGTAAAATTCAGGTTGAGTGTATATGGTTTCAGGCACTATTCCCACTACCCCTTTTTCCCCTGAGTAGGCGCGTTCCTTCCATTGGTCGAAGTCTTTGGGGACGGGCGGGAGTTTAGCCGTGATATCATTCTCTTCCTCTATCCCATAGACTTGGGCGAAGAAAGCCCGTGCTTCCTCAACCGTTACCCCCTGTTGGTGGGCATAACCTCTAATCAATCCTCGCTGGTCCTTCCTATTATCATCCACCCCGTCAGGGTTTCCAATTTCCACTATTTGGTCGCTTACGCACCCGGCTAGGATCATAATCATTAACAACCCCCATCGCCACATGTCAATTCCTCGTCTCGAAATTCTTATTATGGTCACCCGCATTAACGAAAATATTCATATCCCCGCTGAAACACAATTGATTAGTGTCTCCTCCCCCCAGGCCGGTAACCAACCGGGCGGGGGTGATAGCATTACTCTGGTTGTATTGCCGGCATGTCGTGGCGGTTGGAGGGGTAGTGGTTCCCGTCACGCTGCAGTCCTTTTCCCATCCTCCCAACCCATTATCATCACTCCCGCACCCGCTTCCGGTCCCCTGCCATACCTTCAGCACAATATTCAAATCCGTTCCGGTGAAGGCGCTGCTGAAATTTCCATCTAAGTCCACGCTGCTCCCCCCCACGTTCGTAATAGTAAAAGGAGATAGGGTTTCGCTTTGGCAAAAATTGGTGGAAGTGGGGTAATAGGTGAGATTCAGATCGAGGTAGTCGATCGTCATACAGCTT
Proteins encoded in this region:
- a CDS encoding tRNA (cytidine(56)-2'-O)-methyltransferase; this translates as MKPNIIVVRLSERGYRDLRITTHCALVARAFGAERIILSDSLDKNIRKTVEKVRKRFGGAFEVAYEKNIIQRIRQLKKMGWIIIHLTMYGEEAPKTVRWIRKKRNKNVVVVIGSGKVPAEVYTIADRNTSITRQPHSEVAALGVFLHYLMDGGEEKLDFPGENIFIFPNPKGKDVRLHPFKT